A single genomic interval of Zingiber officinale cultivar Zhangliang chromosome 4A, Zo_v1.1, whole genome shotgun sequence harbors:
- the LOC121969603 gene encoding uncharacterized protein LOC121969603 isoform X1, which produces MEVGRCNHFCSFLFKARPHPSSSPPLPVSPPCLLLLCFTSILISPLVAYLFINSTTTTFLLIITPLLDSSLLLQISQVVLHGLGAGDNGSLAGESETLGGPGVPAGAEEAVEEEEQIGDRLQEVPPGAGGSRIALPSASPVQKNSNDRTKREKLLEGKRSFFVTCAALFLKDCFVRKLQEIYFMEEELEECNMSLALGISGYGSKKSTSNRTTTTLQFDALFPNHSKEVENVANGGKETSNCSSEEFLGPKKKLKLTKEQVFLLEQSYSERDTVNTSQKQDLADRLRIQPRQVEVWFQNRRARTKTRQMEFDYQCLKRYCERLCEENRRLKKEMMHLLKVATVTASMCPSCERRDGLAAAAGKSAGKLAPERARGSWRR; this is translated from the exons ATGGAAGTGGGGCGTTGTAATCATTTCTGTTCTTTCTTATTTAAAGCTCGACCTCATCCATCATCATCACCTCCATTGCCAGTGTCTCCTCCATGCTTGCTCCTGCTCTGCTTCACTTCCATCCTCATCTCCCCCCTAGTGGCCTACCTCTTCATTAAttccaccaccaccaccttccTTCTTATTATAACTCCTCTTCTTGATTCCTCACTTCTTCTGCAGATTTCCCAAGTAGTCCTTCATGGGCTTGGAGCTGGAGATAACGGAAGCCTCGCCGGAGAAAGCGAAACGCTCGGGGGTCCCGGTGTGCCCGCCGGCGCCGAGGAAGCCGTGGAAGAGGAAGAGCAAATTGGTGATAGGCTTCAAGAAGTACCACCCGGTGCCGGAGGATCTCGAATCGCTCTTCCTTCCGCTTCCCCCGTGCAAAAGAATTCGAATGATCGTACCAAA CGCGAGAAACTGCTCGAGGGCAAACGGAGCTTCTTTGTCACTTGTGCTGCACTATTTCTGAAGGATTGTTTTGTAAGGAAACTGCAGGAAATTTAT TTCATGGAAGAAGAACTGGAAGAATGCAACATGAGCCTTGCTCTTGGAATCAGCGGATATGGATCGAAGAAAAGTACTAGTAATCGCACTACCACTACGCTTCAGTTTGATGCTCTGTTTCCGAATCATTCAAAAGAAGTGGAAAATGTAGCGAACGGAGGAAAAGAAACCAGCAATTGCAGCAGCGAGGAGTTTCTCGGCCCCAAAAAAAAGCTTAAGCTGACAAAAGAGCAAGTCTTCCTGCTGGAGCAAAGCTACAGCGAACGCGACACGGTTAATACG TCACAAAAGCAGGACTTGGCCGATCGGCTAAGAATTCAACCACGGCAAGTGGAGGTGTGGTTCCAGAACAGGAGAGCCAG GACGAAGACGAGGCAGATGGAGTTTGACTACCAGTGCTTGAAAAGGTACTGCGAGAGGCTGTGCGAGGAGAACCGGCGGCTGAAGAAGGAGATGATGCATCTGCTGAAGGTGGCGACAGTCACCGCCTCCATGTGTCCTTCGTGCGAGAGGAGGGACGGCCTCGCTGCCGCCGCAGGAAAGAGCGCGGGTAAGTTGGCGCCGGAAAGAGCGCGGGGCAGTTGGCGCCGGTGA
- the LOC121969603 gene encoding homeobox-leucine zipper protein HOX27-like isoform X2: protein MEVGRCNHFCSFLFKARPHPSSSPPLPVSPPCLLLLCFTSILISPLVAYLFINSTTTTFLLIITPLLDSSLLLQISQVVLHGLGAGDNGSLAGESETLGGPGVPAGAEEAVEEEEQIGDRLQEVPPGAGGSRIALPSASPVQKNSNDRTKREKLLEGKRSFFVTCAALFLKDCFFMEEELEECNMSLALGISGYGSKKSTSNRTTTTLQFDALFPNHSKEVENVANGGKETSNCSSEEFLGPKKKLKLTKEQVFLLEQSYSERDTVNTSQKQDLADRLRIQPRQVEVWFQNRRARTKTRQMEFDYQCLKRYCERLCEENRRLKKEMMHLLKVATVTASMCPSCERRDGLAAAAGKSAGKLAPERARGSWRR, encoded by the exons ATGGAAGTGGGGCGTTGTAATCATTTCTGTTCTTTCTTATTTAAAGCTCGACCTCATCCATCATCATCACCTCCATTGCCAGTGTCTCCTCCATGCTTGCTCCTGCTCTGCTTCACTTCCATCCTCATCTCCCCCCTAGTGGCCTACCTCTTCATTAAttccaccaccaccaccttccTTCTTATTATAACTCCTCTTCTTGATTCCTCACTTCTTCTGCAGATTTCCCAAGTAGTCCTTCATGGGCTTGGAGCTGGAGATAACGGAAGCCTCGCCGGAGAAAGCGAAACGCTCGGGGGTCCCGGTGTGCCCGCCGGCGCCGAGGAAGCCGTGGAAGAGGAAGAGCAAATTGGTGATAGGCTTCAAGAAGTACCACCCGGTGCCGGAGGATCTCGAATCGCTCTTCCTTCCGCTTCCCCCGTGCAAAAGAATTCGAATGATCGTACCAAA CGCGAGAAACTGCTCGAGGGCAAACGGAGCTTCTTTGTCACTTGTGCTGCACTATTTCTGAAGGATTGTTTT TTCATGGAAGAAGAACTGGAAGAATGCAACATGAGCCTTGCTCTTGGAATCAGCGGATATGGATCGAAGAAAAGTACTAGTAATCGCACTACCACTACGCTTCAGTTTGATGCTCTGTTTCCGAATCATTCAAAAGAAGTGGAAAATGTAGCGAACGGAGGAAAAGAAACCAGCAATTGCAGCAGCGAGGAGTTTCTCGGCCCCAAAAAAAAGCTTAAGCTGACAAAAGAGCAAGTCTTCCTGCTGGAGCAAAGCTACAGCGAACGCGACACGGTTAATACG TCACAAAAGCAGGACTTGGCCGATCGGCTAAGAATTCAACCACGGCAAGTGGAGGTGTGGTTCCAGAACAGGAGAGCCAG GACGAAGACGAGGCAGATGGAGTTTGACTACCAGTGCTTGAAAAGGTACTGCGAGAGGCTGTGCGAGGAGAACCGGCGGCTGAAGAAGGAGATGATGCATCTGCTGAAGGTGGCGACAGTCACCGCCTCCATGTGTCCTTCGTGCGAGAGGAGGGACGGCCTCGCTGCCGCCGCAGGAAAGAGCGCGGGTAAGTTGGCGCCGGAAAGAGCGCGGGGCAGTTGGCGCCGGTGA